In Colletes latitarsis isolate SP2378_abdomen chromosome 12, iyColLati1, whole genome shotgun sequence, the sequence CTCAAGTGCTAATTTATCTTCAGTTTCAATATTATATCCAATATaacataatttttcttttaacatcCTAACAGTCTCAAAATCAGCCGAGTGATTAAACGCATAACCACGTAACATGAGAAGTTTTATTAAATACATTGTGATATCTCGACCAGCTATATCTAATCGTCGAGTAAGATGGTGTAAAGCATATTCTTCGAACACGGGACAAATATGAGTAACACCATCCCCAGAATCAACTACAACGCCACTAAGCAACCCTTGAGCATATAATGTAAGGACTGCTTGAATCGCAATATACGTTCCAGCGAAACCGTATTTTTCAAACATTACCTAAAATCATTTCATAGTACCCAGAatcaaattacaaattttcgGAGGAAAAATTTATATCCAAAATCGTTATTTTACCTCGATCATTTTCTCGCGATTTGTAATAGGATTCATCGGTGGTTCCGTTAACAAAATTTTACACTCCTTTGgattaatattcattttttcCTTCCCAAACGTGTAGTCCCAAACATGACACATGTCCTCCCAGtttctattatatattttaataatttaataatttagaatACATGCATTCACCACATACATCCACATACACACCTAACAATTCCATTTTGCATTGGATAACTAATTTCTAGCATAGATCGAAATTTACTTGCTTCATCTCCGACCATTAAATCCTGTAGTAACAATATATAAATTACTTAAATATAACTATGAATTTTCCATGTGCAGTAGATTAATATAAATCGTTAATATTCCAATAATTTAACACGTTGCTCTAACTTCTAATGAAATAAGTAATTCGGAGTATAGGTAACTATGATAATGAGTAATAAATATACCTATtctcataaaaaaatattttttatttttattttctcattAGTGAAATGTTATTGCCATCAAGTACATTACCTTCTGTTTTTTAACACTGACATAATTGCTTAGACGATACAATATCAATTATTCAAATTGTTGCCATACACAGGATGTTACCACCCATTTGGTAACACCCTGTACACAAGCCAAAAAAGAAGATATAATAATGGTAGAGACCTTATCGATATttgagtaaaaaatttttcaagtttCCTAAGCTCTGATgtaatattgatagatgtacatATTATCATCAAAAAATGCAATAAACTTACAGGCACGTAAAGCACATCCTACGAGAGCAAGTGTAAGCACACAAATATATTAGGTAATTATAAAAAACACAGCACACACGCATAAATGTTAACTCTGTAAACACTTTCATTCTGTAATATTTTATGTTCTTTGTGTATTCAATAACATATAACAAAATAATAACTTATAATGCGACGATGGAATTTatcataaataatttaaatgtcTTATCTTTACCGATTTATCCTGATTTtctcgattattaattaaattttgataaataaatatatattctaaTAATCTTAAAAATAATATCCATATTACTTTTTACGTGTATACTTCATTTTGATATTTGTTagtaaaaaggaattaataaattaaactttATTTAGATTAGTACGTAAATGCATGGACTACTTTCAATCAAATTCAAACACTGGAGCACACAGTGTAATATGAAATGACTTACACGAATATTATATTCTTGCTGAAAATtaagtaaataattaataaactgtttccAACTAATTGACTACAAATAGTAATCTAATGTTCCAAAAAatacttttaattttaaaaccatacaaggtgttcagccacccctgggaaaaaattttagtgggagattctagaggccaaaataagacgaaaatcaagaatactaatttgttgatggaggtttcgttaaaaagttattaacgtttaaagttccgctcgtattgaatttttttctcgaaaatgcgtagaatttcaggggtaggtctatttaccaaaaatgattataactgacccctgtaactaaacatgatttttttagtatgatttgaaattttttaattttgtctaaaaatttcaatacctactcgaatttttttctcgaaagtgggtaggatttcaggggtatgtgtattcaccaaaaatgattgcaattgagttccataatcaaaaataattttttcagtatgattcgaaattttttaatttaattttttaataactttttaatgaagcctcagtcaagaaattgatattcttgattttcgtcttattttggcctccagaatctcccattaaaatttttcccatgggtggccaaacaccctgtataaaacaaaTTTCATCCATATATCTTATCAACAATTAACCCCCGCATGAACAACTGAAATTGGGATAAATAATccgattaatttatattatatatggAAAATTAAGGAATCTACCTTTACATCAATGTCGCCCATCTTATTAACTGCTCTAATAATAGGACGTCCAACTACGGATGGAAATATGTGTGCAGGAAAATTTGCTCCTGCATAGCCACATTTTACAAACTGTAAGCAAATAATTAACACGTATACAAGATATTCTTTTTCGATCATGTCATATAACGTTACTTTAACAAAAACAAATGTTTACAATAGAATTTAGACATACATTTAAGAAACTACAAAGAGAAATCAAACATAGGTAGAACTATATAACCTTACCCCTGTTCCGTTATCGCAAACAATTATCTTCCTGCCTTTGCTATCCATTTTCTATTCGATGTTATTAATTAAACCGATCCTTTTATTCGTTATGTTAGATCGTTTTAAACATTACACATTCCGTTAGGTGACTAATTCTTGTAAGTCCTAGGGCGTTACCGGCATGACGTAGACTTGTACTTGCGTTCACACTCAAACGGTAAATACTTGTTATTTATAAAGAAATGAATTGAAATCTTGCAAATTGTAATATTCTCGTTTAACGCGTAATCACTTATATCGCGCAACCAAAGTGTTGATGGGACAAACCATAAAACCACTGGTCATCACCGTCAGCAGTGTGACTAGACTGACCAGGTTTGCCGCAATTTTCGCGCATGCGCGTGAAAAATGGCTTCAACGGAGTACCGAAATCCAGTAAATTGTGTCGTAAATTCGTCGCTTTAAGTTTCATTCGCAATTATTTGTTTTTGACactcactttagaagataaaatatttctgttTGCACATTTTTCTTTCATTCAAACTTTCGTTAAATATACTCATTCcgacaaaaaaattcagaataaaCAATAAATATGTTTAGAAGAAAATGTTCGCGATCACTTTTATCCTTGAATAATTTCAACCTGTATCCAGTATCCAGTTCTCTTTAGACGAGCATTTGTTTTGTACGTTTTTAACGGTATAATACAGATTGAAATCAAAAATTTTCGAACGTAATAGACAATGGCACGACCAATTGCTTATTTAACTCGAAAAGAGACAATATCTAGTTGTCACCGATTACACAGGTACAAAATCAATATTCAAAGTAAAGAAtaactttttttaattatatgcaGTTTTCATTCTATTTTAGTAACGATTTAACCgaggaagaaaataaaaatatatacggAAAGTGTAACAACTATTGGGGACATGGTCATAATTATACAAGTaattattattgatttattaagatTTATAAGTGTTAATTGCAATTTCATTTTAGTCGAAGTTACTGTATGTGGGCCTGTAGATTCTGTAACAGGTATGGTTATGAACTTATCAGATTTAAAATTATACATGAAAAAGGTATTGATGGATCAATTGGATCATAAAAATTTGGACAAGGATGTTCCTTATTTCAAGAATGTTGTTTCAACTACTGAAAATCTagctatttatatttttaacgaattaAAGAAAATTATGCCTAATCCAAATATTCTGTATGAGGTCAAGATCCATGAAACTGATAAGAATATTGTTGTTTATAGAGGAGAGAAAGAAACATAATTTGTAGAATTATAAAACACAAAATAACAGAATGTTGCTCATTATTTTTATAGATAAATATATTCCAAGTCTCGATCTAATAACGGTTATTACATATAAATACAATAGCATTTACATAAACatattgttataaaaattgaattcaaattttttttgctCAAAAAACAACTCTTTAATTATCAAATAAGATATATTTTCCACAGATAAGAGTACATAAATGTATCACAATATGTTTATaatgattatatttataataaagtttATTGTATAAAAAACGGAACaacgtaaatttatttattgaaaGATTActcaaagaaaaaaatatagtaATTTCCAATTTCATAAATTTAGATAATACAAGGTTCCAATAAGATTACTTCGATattccatttaattttttcttcagATAATAACAAATATATATTGCAACAATGTTGCTTCGCATTTGGTAAGAGAATAAATGTTTTTATACTATACTTTAATATTGCACCTCTACAGATAGTGTCATTTCTTAATCATATATATTTATAGAAAAAGTAATAACTAGAGTAATATCACAAAGGTCCTTATTCAAAATCGACGAAATCCCCAGACTCCTCTGATCGACTtcaaattttgcatatttctaaaTTTTTGTTGTCGTCAATTTTCCCCTAAGTATATAGGGGGCAGGCTATGAATATGCAAAATTTCACGTAAATATATGTAGGGGGTATTTCTTTGATTTTTCATCAAATCTTTTAAAAAAAGCAAATTTATCTTTTATGTAAACTAGataaatgtaaaatatatatacatctctttgtaaaaatactggaacagtcaagtTTTTAAAATAAGAGAATTAAATAGTACGCTTCAATGTCGCCTATGTTTCCATTTTGTTGTTCTCAAAATTAACAACATTGTTTGCTAAGTAAAAAATTGTAATAGCAGCCTCTTCGATATTTACATTGGTAATTATATGTTTGTATTTGTATCAAGTTTAACGTAACTTCTAATAGTTACGTATGGTATACCAAGTTCAAAGTCATCCTGTGGCCAATACTTTAACACTGGTGATTGCTGTGGTTTTTCATCTTTTACAGAAAAATATGCAAAGAGTACAGCTGCTGTGTAACTTgcaatgaaaataaacaaatgcCAAAGTGCATGTAGATAAGGGAAATTCAGATTCAGCCAAGTATCACAAAATAAACGATCGTTTAACCAGCATGTAACAGCTAGTAACCAAACAGCACCGCACCGTAAACCCAATCTATAAACTCTCATGGACTTTGTCCTTAAAAAAAGCACATTAAATGTTATAACTTGATGCTACATTGTACAGCTTTTTATGAACATAGAATTTTACCTTTTTAATTCGATTATCATAAATCCAAATGCTGGTATGCAAAGACTCATTAACGCAAATGCATTTATCGCAGGATGTATAAATGACAAACCGGTTGCAATAAGA encodes:
- the Arp2 gene encoding actin-related protein 2 isoform X2 codes for the protein MDSKGRKIIVCDNGTGFVKCGYAGANFPAHIFPSVVGRPIIRAVNKMGDIDVKQEYNIRDLMVGDEASKFRSMLEISYPMQNGIVRNWEDMCHVWDYTFGKEKMNINPKECKILLTEPPMNPITNREKMIEVMFEKYGFAGTYIAIQAVLTLYAQGLLSGVVVDSGDGVTHICPVFEEYALHHLTRRLDIAGRDITMYLIKLLMLRGYAFNHSADFETVRMLKEKLCYIGYNIETEDKLALETTVLVESYTLPDGRVIKVGGERFAAPEALFQPHLINVEAQGIAELVFSTIQAANIDIRSELYKHIVLSGGSTMYPGLPSRLEREIKQLYLQRVLKNDTSKLNKFKIKIEDSPRRKHMVFMGGAVLAEIAKDRDSVWITKEEYDEKGLSVLKKLRS
- the Purple gene encoding 6-pyruvoyl tetrahydrobiopterin synthase purple, translating into MARPIAYLTRKETISSCHRLHSNDLTEEENKNIYGKCNNYWGHGHNYTIEVTVCGPVDSVTGMVMNLSDLKLYMKKVLMDQLDHKNLDKDVPYFKNVVSTTENLAIYIFNELKKIMPNPNILYEVKIHETDKNIVVYRGEKET
- the Arp2 gene encoding actin-related protein 2 isoform X3 — encoded protein: MDSKGRKIIVCDNGTGFVKCGYAGANFPAHIFPSVVGRPIIRAVNKMGDIDVKDLMVGDEASKFRSMLEISYPMQNGIVRNWEDMCHVWDYTFGKEKMNINPKECKILLTEPPMNPITNREKMIEVMFEKYGFAGTYIAIQAVLTLYAQGLLSGVVVDSGDGVTHICPVFEEYALHHLTRRLDIAGRDITMYLIKLLMLRGYAFNHSADFETVRMLKEKLCYIGYNIETEDKLALETTVLVESYTLPDGRVIKVGGERFAAPEALFQPHLINVEAQGIAELVFSTIQAANIDIRSELYKHIVLSGGSTMYPGLPSRLEREIKQLYLQRVLKNDTSKLNKFKIKIEDSPRRKHMVFMGGAVLAEIAKDRDSVWITKEEYDEKGLSVLKKLRS
- the Bwa gene encoding alkaline ceramidase: MWKPFEAGSSPVDWCERNYSISSSIAEFMNTLSNVVFLLLPPVLMHLFKDYGRFVNPGIHVIWFLLMIVGLSSAYFHATLSLIGQLLDELAILWVYMAGFCMFFPRRYFPNILQNDRKLLSLCAMLPTLIATGLSFIHPAINAFALMSLCIPAFGFMIIELKRTKSMRVYRLGLRCGAVWLLAVTCWLNDRLFCDTWLNLNFPYLHALWHLFIFIASYTAAVLFAYFSVKDEKPQQSPVLKYWPQDDFELGIPYVTIRSYVKLDTNTNI
- the Arp2 gene encoding actin-related protein 2 isoform X1, with the protein product MDSKGRKIIVCDNGTGFVKCGYAGANFPAHIFPSVVGRPIIRAVNKMGDIDVKDVLYVPDLMVGDEASKFRSMLEISYPMQNGIVRNWEDMCHVWDYTFGKEKMNINPKECKILLTEPPMNPITNREKMIEVMFEKYGFAGTYIAIQAVLTLYAQGLLSGVVVDSGDGVTHICPVFEEYALHHLTRRLDIAGRDITMYLIKLLMLRGYAFNHSADFETVRMLKEKLCYIGYNIETEDKLALETTVLVESYTLPDGRVIKVGGERFAAPEALFQPHLINVEAQGIAELVFSTIQAANIDIRSELYKHIVLSGGSTMYPGLPSRLEREIKQLYLQRVLKNDTSKLNKFKIKIEDSPRRKHMVFMGGAVLAEIAKDRDSVWITKEEYDEKGLSVLKKLRS